One segment of Microbacterium arborescens DNA contains the following:
- a CDS encoding alpha/beta hydrolase fold domain-containing protein, giving the protein MTDVARPPFDDAVARALVEFDDLVVVSMSSDEIPRVRQSGVAAPLVELTAHGAFEREELLVPGWNDDDPAVGVVVYTPVVVRRPVPVILHLHGGGLIAGTADSDMPATAALAERTGCAVVSVEYRLAPEHPYPAALEDAAAALRWLAGPEAPDALDGDRIIVAGVSAGGGLAAATALFARDRGGPRIAGLVLLCPMLDHRSDSESARQMAGHGSWDRDANATAWAAYLSGVEGEVPPYASPAVAGSLAGLPPTFIDVGSAETFRDECVAFARRMWADGGDAELHVWPGGAHAFDFLAPWTVLARDARRAREEWLRRLLHRI; this is encoded by the coding sequence ATGACGGATGTCGCACGACCTCCCTTCGACGACGCCGTCGCCCGCGCTCTCGTCGAGTTCGACGACCTCGTGGTCGTATCGATGAGCAGCGACGAGATCCCGCGCGTGCGCCAGTCCGGGGTCGCGGCACCGTTGGTCGAGCTCACCGCCCACGGCGCGTTCGAGCGCGAGGAGCTGCTCGTGCCCGGATGGAATGACGACGACCCGGCGGTCGGCGTCGTGGTCTACACGCCCGTCGTCGTCCGGCGACCGGTCCCCGTCATCCTGCACCTGCACGGAGGCGGGCTGATCGCGGGCACCGCCGACTCGGACATGCCGGCCACGGCGGCGCTCGCCGAGCGCACCGGGTGCGCCGTCGTCTCGGTGGAGTACCGGCTCGCGCCCGAGCACCCGTATCCCGCGGCTCTCGAAGACGCCGCGGCGGCCCTGCGCTGGTTGGCCGGGCCCGAGGCGCCCGACGCGCTGGACGGCGACCGCATCATCGTCGCGGGGGTCAGCGCCGGGGGCGGTCTCGCCGCGGCCACGGCCCTGTTCGCTCGCGATCGCGGAGGCCCGCGCATAGCGGGGCTCGTGCTGCTCTGCCCGATGCTCGACCATCGCTCCGACTCGGAGTCGGCGCGGCAGATGGCCGGCCACGGCTCGTGGGATCGCGACGCGAACGCGACCGCCTGGGCCGCGTACCTCTCCGGCGTCGAGGGCGAGGTGCCGCCGTACGCGTCGCCCGCCGTGGCCGGCTCGCTCGCGGGGCTGCCCCCGACCTTCATCGACGTCGGCTCCGCCGAGACGTTCCGCGACGAATGCGTCGCCTTCGCCCGCCGGATGTGGGCCGACGGCGGCGACGCCGAACTGCACGTCTGGCCCGGCGGGGCGCATGCCTTCGACTTCCTCGCGCCGTGGACCGTACTCGCCCGCGATGCGCGACGCGCCCGCGAAGAGTGGCTGCGCCGCCTCCTCCACCGCATCTGA
- a CDS encoding carbohydrate ABC transporter permease, with protein sequence MTVTGQLGDRRASRDSSASRPRRRRVSPRRLRERSIGLALIAPALIAYAMFVLIPLSSTVQYSFYDWDGITTATWAGFDNYIRIFTDSTLLVPILNALKLILYFSIVPVILGLVSAALIRKLGGSRLAGVSRTVLFLPQVIPLVAAGIMWTWLLAADGLVNQALRLVGLGGVTRAWLGDFDTALPAVGVIGAWVSLGLCMLLMLSGMTKIDPALYEAVRIDGAGPIREFFTVTLPAVRQELGVAILITVINALRSFDIIYISTQGGPGGSTTVPGLEIYYLAFFQREVGQASALAVVLTVLVLVIVLPLNRITRGNEKDA encoded by the coding sequence ATGACCGTCACCGGACAGCTCGGCGACCGCCGGGCATCCCGGGACTCATCGGCCTCTCGGCCGCGCAGGCGCCGCGTCTCCCCGCGGCGCCTGCGCGAGAGGTCGATCGGTCTCGCCCTGATCGCCCCCGCGCTCATCGCGTATGCGATGTTCGTGCTCATCCCGCTCAGCTCGACCGTCCAGTACTCGTTCTACGACTGGGACGGCATCACCACCGCCACGTGGGCGGGCTTCGACAACTACATCCGGATCTTCACCGACTCGACGCTGCTGGTCCCGATCCTCAACGCTCTGAAGCTCATCCTGTACTTCTCGATCGTGCCGGTGATCCTCGGGCTGGTCTCGGCGGCCCTGATCCGCAAGCTCGGCGGCAGCCGTCTGGCCGGTGTCTCGCGCACCGTGCTGTTCCTCCCGCAGGTGATTCCCCTGGTCGCGGCGGGCATCATGTGGACGTGGCTGCTCGCCGCCGACGGTCTGGTCAACCAGGCGCTGCGCCTGGTGGGCCTCGGCGGCGTCACCCGCGCCTGGCTCGGCGACTTCGACACCGCCCTTCCCGCCGTGGGCGTCATCGGGGCCTGGGTCTCCCTCGGCCTGTGCATGCTGCTCATGCTCTCGGGCATGACCAAGATCGATCCGGCCCTGTACGAGGCCGTCCGCATCGACGGCGCGGGACCGATCCGCGAGTTCTTCACGGTGACACTGCCCGCGGTGCGCCAGGAGCTCGGCGTCGCGATCCTCATCACCGTGATCAACGCGCTCCGCAGCTTCGACATCATCTACATCTCCACGCAGGGCGGGCCCGGCGGCTCGACCACGGTGCCCGGTCTCGAGATCTACTACCTCGCGTTCTTCCAGCGCGAGGTCGGCCAGGCCTCCGCGCTCGCCGTCGTGCTGACGGTGCTCGTCCTGGTGATCGTCCTGCCCCTGAACCGCATCACGCGCGGAAACGAGAAAGACGCATGA
- a CDS encoding LacI family DNA-binding transcriptional regulator: MNRKRVTLAQVAAEAGVAASTASLVLAGRGSEVRLSQALQDRVRAAAERLGYRPNAVSVGLRTGSTRTLAFISDSVASSRLAGEMIKGAIDAARARGFLVFVGETGGDVQLERQLLNAMFDRQVDGLVLASMITHRRALPPEATRSPAVLLNLEVDGATDVPRVLPDEYAAGRQAVGHLLERGHRDIHLIGAGPTEDDVPPFSLGAQQRLHGILDALRDAGLEPASGSPVVQWLPPEGFRLTSQLLDGGVVPQALICFNDRLAMGAYQALGERGLAVPDDVSVVSFDDVSFAQWLRPGLTTFALPHRAMGKKAVELLIDRVEASKGGTGGGEAPVAPALLPMPLRVRASVRQLDEAAVPQA; the protein is encoded by the coding sequence ATGAACCGCAAACGCGTGACGCTGGCACAGGTCGCCGCGGAGGCCGGGGTAGCGGCCTCGACCGCATCCCTCGTCCTCGCCGGTCGCGGCAGCGAGGTGCGCCTGTCGCAGGCCCTGCAGGACCGGGTGCGCGCCGCCGCCGAGCGGCTCGGCTATCGTCCCAACGCCGTCTCGGTCGGACTGCGCACGGGCAGCACGCGCACCCTCGCGTTCATCTCCGACTCGGTCGCCTCGTCGCGACTGGCCGGCGAGATGATCAAGGGCGCCATCGACGCCGCCCGGGCCCGGGGCTTCCTCGTCTTCGTCGGCGAGACCGGCGGCGACGTCCAGCTCGAACGGCAGCTGCTCAACGCCATGTTCGACCGGCAGGTCGACGGCCTCGTCCTGGCCTCGATGATCACGCACCGCCGGGCGCTGCCACCCGAGGCGACCCGCAGCCCCGCCGTGCTGCTGAACCTCGAGGTCGACGGGGCGACGGATGTTCCCCGGGTGCTTCCCGACGAGTACGCCGCCGGGCGCCAGGCCGTCGGGCACCTGCTCGAGCGCGGCCACCGCGACATCCACCTCATCGGCGCCGGCCCCACGGAAGACGACGTGCCGCCGTTCTCGCTCGGTGCGCAGCAGCGGCTGCACGGCATCCTCGATGCCCTGCGGGATGCCGGACTCGAGCCGGCCTCGGGAAGCCCTGTGGTCCAGTGGCTGCCGCCCGAGGGGTTCCGCCTGACGTCGCAGCTGCTCGACGGGGGAGTCGTGCCGCAGGCACTGATCTGCTTCAACGACCGTCTGGCGATGGGTGCGTACCAGGCGCTCGGTGAGCGGGGACTCGCGGTGCCCGACGACGTGTCGGTCGTGTCGTTCGATGACGTCTCGTTCGCCCAGTGGCTGCGGCCAGGACTCACGACCTTCGCCCTGCCGCACCGGGCGATGGGCAAAAAGGCCGTCGAGCTGCTCATCGACCGGGTCGAGGCATCGAAGGGTGGCACGGGTGGGGGCGAGGCGCCGGTGGCCCCGGCGCTGCTGCCCATGCCGCTGCGTGTCCGCGCGTCGGTGCGGCAGCTCGACGAGGCCGCCGTTCCGCAGGCGTAG
- the gtfA gene encoding sucrose phosphorylase — translation MNPDSPQLITYVDRLGGTVTAIRELLATRLSGVFGGVHLLPYFTPFDGADAGFDPVDHASIDPRLGTWDDVRLLSETHTVMSDLIVNHVSADSAAFADVRRRGDASPFAPMFLTLDSVFPDGVTEADLTRIYRPRPGLPFTAMVLGDRLRLVWTTFTSEQIDIDLRTDAAWEYLTAVIDALVAGGTTMLRLDAVGYTGKEAGTSCFMTEATERYTQRILELAHDRGAQVLLEIHGHHTQQIAIAQTVDYVYDFALPPLVLHALHALDTRPLARWLEIRPANSITVLDTHDGIGIIDVGVSDLAPGEPGLLEPEQIDALVEAIHDASGGTSRQATGAAASNLDLYQVNCTFYDALGRDDRRYALARLLQIMTPGIPQVYYVGLLAGENDMELLRSTGVGRDVNRHHYTPDEIDAALARPVVGLQLDALRLRATHPAFTGTFSHDLRGARGELRWDAAGASVTLGFDLDDASFQLTATDGSATSTWSHARLTGD, via the coding sequence ATGAACCCCGATTCCCCCCAGCTCATCACCTACGTCGACCGCCTCGGCGGCACCGTCACCGCCATCCGCGAGCTGCTCGCCACACGCCTGTCGGGCGTCTTCGGCGGCGTCCATCTGCTGCCCTACTTCACCCCGTTCGACGGCGCGGATGCCGGCTTCGACCCGGTCGACCACGCCTCGATCGACCCGCGGCTGGGAACGTGGGACGACGTCCGCCTGCTGAGCGAGACCCACACGGTCATGAGCGACCTCATCGTCAACCATGTCTCCGCCGACTCCGCTGCCTTCGCCGACGTCCGCCGCCGCGGCGACGCCTCGCCCTTCGCACCGATGTTCCTCACGCTCGACTCCGTGTTCCCCGACGGCGTCACCGAGGCCGACCTCACCCGCATCTACCGCCCGCGCCCGGGCCTCCCCTTCACCGCCATGGTCCTCGGCGACCGGCTGCGGCTGGTGTGGACCACGTTCACGTCCGAGCAGATCGACATCGACCTGCGCACCGACGCCGCATGGGAGTACCTGACCGCGGTCATCGACGCTCTCGTCGCGGGCGGCACGACGATGCTCCGGCTCGACGCCGTCGGGTACACGGGCAAGGAAGCCGGCACCAGCTGCTTCATGACGGAGGCGACCGAGCGCTACACGCAGCGCATCCTCGAGCTCGCGCATGATCGGGGCGCCCAGGTGCTGCTCGAGATCCACGGGCATCACACTCAGCAGATCGCGATCGCTCAGACCGTCGACTACGTCTACGACTTCGCGCTCCCGCCCCTCGTGCTGCACGCACTGCACGCGCTCGACACGCGGCCCCTCGCGCGCTGGCTCGAGATCCGCCCCGCCAACTCCATCACGGTCCTCGACACCCACGACGGCATCGGGATCATCGACGTCGGCGTGAGCGACCTCGCGCCCGGCGAACCGGGACTGCTCGAACCCGAGCAGATCGACGCCCTCGTCGAGGCGATCCACGACGCCAGCGGCGGCACCAGCCGCCAGGCGACCGGGGCCGCGGCATCCAACCTCGACCTCTACCAGGTCAACTGCACGTTCTACGACGCGCTCGGCCGCGACGACCGGCGATACGCGCTGGCCCGGCTGCTGCAGATCATGACGCCGGGCATCCCGCAGGTCTACTACGTCGGACTGCTCGCCGGCGAGAACGACATGGAGCTGCTGCGGTCCACCGGCGTCGGCCGCGACGTCAACCGGCACCACTACACGCCCGACGAGATCGACGCCGCGCTGGCGCGACCGGTCGTCGGACTGCAGCTCGACGCGCTCCGGCTGCGCGCCACCCACCCCGCCTTCACCGGCACGTTCTCGCACGATCTGCGGGGCGCTCGCGGTGAGCTGCGGTGGGATGCCGCCGGCGCGTCGGTCACGCTCGGCTTCGACCTCGACGACGCCTCGTTCCAGCTGACGGCGACCGACGGCTCGGCGACGAGCACCTGGTCGCACGCGCGTCTCACCGGGGACTGA
- a CDS encoding carbohydrate ABC transporter permease, giving the protein MRTSAVEAWTGRIVLIVVMAFTIIPFITLFVTALHEPGTYPKGLSWPETPHWDNFALAFQSADMLKMLGSSALIELGVVPISLVIATLAGFALGHLRVPFARAIFVLFVLGLTLPFEGIIVPIYYQMKGYGLLNTQLAIVLPLIGLFMPFAVMWMRAHFVNMPHELTEAARIDGATTWQLFWRIHVPLSGPAISSLAILLFLWTWNQFLLAIVLVDDPTKRTMAGALGAFQGQWGTDIPLLCAGSILILLPTLLVFLIFQRQFVAALLQGAVKG; this is encoded by the coding sequence ATGAGAACCTCCGCCGTCGAGGCCTGGACGGGCCGCATCGTCCTGATCGTGGTGATGGCGTTCACGATCATCCCGTTCATCACGCTCTTCGTCACCGCGCTCCACGAGCCCGGCACGTACCCGAAGGGCCTGTCATGGCCCGAGACCCCGCACTGGGACAACTTCGCCCTCGCGTTCCAGTCGGCCGACATGCTCAAGATGCTCGGCTCGAGCGCTCTCATCGAGCTCGGCGTCGTGCCGATCTCGCTCGTCATCGCGACGCTCGCCGGCTTCGCGCTGGGCCACCTGCGCGTGCCGTTCGCCCGTGCGATCTTCGTGCTGTTCGTCCTCGGCCTGACGCTGCCCTTCGAGGGCATCATCGTGCCGATCTACTACCAGATGAAGGGCTACGGCCTCCTCAACACCCAGCTGGCGATCGTCCTGCCGCTGATCGGTCTGTTCATGCCGTTCGCGGTGATGTGGATGCGGGCGCACTTCGTCAACATGCCGCACGAGCTGACCGAGGCCGCGCGCATCGACGGCGCGACGACGTGGCAGTTGTTCTGGCGCATCCACGTGCCGCTGTCGGGCCCCGCGATCTCATCGCTCGCGATCCTGCTGTTCCTGTGGACCTGGAACCAGTTCCTGCTGGCGATCGTCCTCGTCGACGACCCCACCAAACGGACGATGGCCGGCGCGCTCGGCGCGTTCCAGGGGCAGTGGGGCACCGACATCCCGTTGCTGTGCGCCGGATCGATCCTGATCCTGCTGCCGACGCTCCTGGTGTTCCTGATCTTCCAGCGTCAGTTCGTGGCGGCACTGCTGCAGGGGGCGGTGAAGGGATGA
- a CDS encoding ABC transporter substrate-binding protein, which translates to MMSTRMRRRVLTTAATGFAVAVTLSACAPPSAAPAGEGAASGGPIQTTCGTDDVTLDAYVETGFPVFSDLATEFEKQFPNVTVNLREDQFAVITQNAPRVLVDSPPDIMRLPTIVDLVDSDLLYDLDPYAEAYGWDQWPSSQLEQLRVDENGQRGDGPLYGMGINYSVTGVFYNKTLAAQAGMTEPPATLAELDGYLQAAKDAGLTPVAQFNGGATGGLAFPLQALMASYGEPSKINDWIFLKDDATIDTPENLEAAEHLKGWIDAGFFAPDINSMDYSQMMSRFIGGESVFIFNGDWESGNLDAQMPDNVGFFLMPPVETGGQVGAMSAPTTYGVSAYADEPDCAAFFFNWVATDETARTIAVESGGSHPMGPADAFMPEIAEGSVTAETLAAGAELSANNGSMDFIANATGSIYAKTLTPNLQELFAGKQTADGLLTKVQSDYLSQKKE; encoded by the coding sequence ATGATGTCGACACGAATGCGACGACGTGTTCTCACCACCGCGGCGACCGGCTTCGCCGTCGCGGTCACCCTTTCGGCCTGCGCTCCGCCCAGCGCCGCGCCCGCCGGCGAAGGCGCAGCATCCGGCGGTCCGATCCAGACGACGTGCGGAACGGATGACGTCACCCTCGACGCCTACGTCGAGACGGGCTTCCCGGTCTTCAGCGACCTGGCCACCGAGTTCGAGAAGCAGTTCCCGAACGTCACGGTGAACCTGCGCGAAGACCAGTTCGCCGTCATCACCCAGAACGCACCCCGCGTGCTGGTCGACTCGCCGCCCGACATCATGCGCCTCCCCACGATCGTCGATCTGGTCGACAGCGACCTCCTCTACGACCTCGATCCCTACGCCGAGGCCTACGGCTGGGACCAGTGGCCGTCGTCGCAGCTCGAGCAGCTGCGGGTCGACGAGAACGGACAGCGCGGCGACGGCCCGCTCTACGGCATGGGCATCAACTACTCCGTCACCGGGGTGTTCTACAACAAGACCCTGGCCGCGCAGGCGGGCATGACCGAGCCGCCCGCGACTCTCGCCGAGCTCGACGGCTACCTGCAGGCCGCGAAGGATGCCGGGCTCACGCCCGTCGCGCAGTTCAATGGCGGCGCAACCGGAGGCCTCGCCTTCCCACTGCAGGCCCTCATGGCCTCGTACGGCGAGCCCAGCAAGATCAACGACTGGATCTTCCTCAAGGACGACGCCACGATCGACACCCCTGAGAACCTCGAGGCGGCGGAGCACCTGAAGGGCTGGATCGATGCCGGCTTCTTCGCCCCCGACATCAACTCGATGGACTACTCGCAGATGATGAGCCGCTTCATCGGCGGCGAGAGCGTCTTCATCTTCAACGGCGACTGGGAGTCGGGCAACCTCGACGCGCAGATGCCCGACAACGTCGGCTTCTTCCTCATGCCCCCGGTCGAGACCGGCGGCCAGGTCGGCGCGATGTCGGCGCCGACGACGTACGGCGTCTCGGCCTACGCGGACGAGCCCGACTGCGCGGCGTTCTTCTTCAACTGGGTCGCCACCGACGAGACGGCGCGCACCATCGCCGTCGAATCCGGCGGTTCGCACCCCATGGGCCCGGCCGACGCCTTCATGCCCGAGATCGCGGAGGGCAGCGTGACGGCCGAGACCCTCGCGGCGGGCGCCGAGCTCTCGGCCAACAACGGCTCGATGGACTTCATCGCCAACGCGACCGGGTCGATCTACGCCAAGACGCTGACCCCGAACCTCCAGGAGCTGTTCGCCGGCAAGCAGACCGCCGACGGCCTGCTGACCAAGGTGCAGTCCGACTACCTCAGCCAGAAGAAGGAGTAG
- a CDS encoding YbdD/YjiX family protein, with protein MHWYVTSLMGDNAYATYLAHQRRTHPGTPPLTERQFWRERMDDQDRNPGARCC; from the coding sequence GTGCACTGGTACGTCACCTCGCTCATGGGAGACAACGCCTACGCGACGTACCTCGCGCACCAGCGCCGGACGCACCCCGGCACCCCGCCCCTCACCGAGCGGCAGTTCTGGCGCGAGCGCATGGACGACCAGGACCGCAACCCGGGTGCGCGCTGCTGCTGA
- a CDS encoding glycoside hydrolase family 3 N-terminal domain-containing protein, with protein MTRTPSSSRAGRSALAAALAGVLAFAAGCAPEPGPATPTTSAPSPTGSTAATEPPATPSDPAAALGLAGCVGQVLMVGTPVDTVSPDAAAAIRDRGVGGLFLHGRSSSGVDATAALVAQFRDLAPEGDPRLWGATDQEGGEVQVLSGPGFDEMPYAIRQADLGPDALRTAAATWGGQLAAAGIDVNLAPVADIVTSSETRLDNPPIGALGRQYGYDEQTVAAGAGAFADGMRGAGVLPTFKHFPGLGRVDANTDYTAEVLDTVVSADSPDVDVYRELTESGPSLVMVGTARYQNIDPDTPAAFSSAVLDLLRDRVGFDGVVITDDLSAAAAAEIVAPGDRAVEALSAGVDIVLASADPTVLPAMYDAVLARAQSDPGFAERVDESCGRVLAAKDAGTAG; from the coding sequence GTGACCCGAACCCCCTCCTCCTCGCGCGCCGGCCGTTCCGCGCTCGCCGCCGCCCTGGCCGGGGTGCTCGCGTTCGCCGCCGGGTGCGCTCCCGAGCCCGGCCCGGCTACCCCGACGACGTCTGCCCCGAGCCCGACCGGGTCGACCGCCGCGACCGAGCCCCCCGCCACCCCGTCCGACCCCGCCGCGGCGCTCGGGCTCGCGGGTTGCGTCGGCCAGGTGCTCATGGTCGGCACCCCGGTCGACACGGTCTCGCCCGATGCCGCTGCGGCGATCCGCGACCGCGGCGTGGGTGGGTTGTTCCTCCACGGCCGTTCGAGCTCGGGGGTCGATGCCACGGCGGCGCTCGTCGCGCAGTTCCGCGACCTCGCCCCCGAGGGCGACCCGAGGCTCTGGGGCGCCACCGACCAGGAGGGTGGCGAGGTGCAGGTGCTGAGCGGGCCCGGGTTCGACGAGATGCCCTACGCCATCCGGCAGGCCGACCTCGGTCCCGACGCGCTCCGCACCGCTGCGGCCACGTGGGGTGGGCAGCTGGCTGCGGCGGGCATCGACGTCAACCTCGCCCCGGTGGCAGACATCGTCACGAGCTCCGAGACCCGCCTCGACAACCCGCCCATCGGCGCCCTCGGCCGGCAGTACGGGTACGACGAGCAGACCGTCGCCGCGGGTGCCGGGGCGTTCGCCGACGGGATGCGCGGCGCCGGTGTGCTGCCGACGTTCAAGCACTTCCCGGGGCTCGGCCGGGTCGACGCGAACACCGACTACACCGCCGAGGTGCTCGACACCGTGGTCTCGGCGGACTCGCCCGACGTCGACGTCTACCGCGAGCTGACGGAATCCGGTCCGTCGCTCGTCATGGTCGGCACCGCGCGGTATCAGAACATCGATCCCGACACCCCGGCTGCGTTCTCTTCGGCGGTGCTCGACCTGCTGCGCGATCGCGTCGGCTTCGACGGCGTCGTCATCACCGACGACCTCTCGGCCGCGGCCGCCGCGGAGATCGTCGCCCCGGGCGACCGGGCCGTCGAGGCGCTGTCGGCGGGGGTGGACATCGTGCTGGCGTCCGCCGACCCGACGGTGCTTCCCGCGATGTACGACGCGGTCCTCGCGCGGGCGCAGTCCGACCCGGGGTTCGCCGAGCGCGTCGACGAGTCGTGCGGCCGGGTGCTCGCCGCGAAGGATGCCGGCACGGCCGGCTGA